From Vanacampus margaritifer isolate UIUO_Vmar chromosome 8, RoL_Vmar_1.0, whole genome shotgun sequence, a single genomic window includes:
- the prxl2b gene encoding prostamide/prostaglandin F synthase produces MAQIDLVRVGKNLLKSTDTGESVALQSLWQDQAAILFFLRRFGCQVCRWTAAEISKLEPDLSANGVALVGIGPEELGLEEFKKLGFFKGSIYVDEQKKCYNDLGFKRYSALSVVPAALGKKVRDVSSKASADGIQGNFSGDLLQSGGMLIVAKGGEKTLLHFVQDSPGDYLPLEDIAKALSISSHAKEGQRPVCNDNVCTR; encoded by the exons atggcCCAAATTGACCTCGTTCGTGTCGGGAAGAACTTGTTGAAGAGCACTGACACCGGAGAG AGTGTGGCGCTGCAGTCTCTATGGCAGGACcaggcggccatcttgttcTTCCTGCGGCGCTTCGGCTGCCAGGTGTGTCGCTGGACAGCGGCCGAGATCAGCAAGCTGGAGCCTGACCTGAGCGCCAACGGCGTGGCGCTGGTGGGCATCGGGCCCGAGGAGTTGGGCCTCGAGGAGTTCAAGAAGTTGGGGTTCTTTAAAGGAT caatCTATGTTGACGAGCAAAAGAAATGCTACAATGATCTGGGCTTCAAAAG GTACTCAGCTTTGAGTGTGGTTCCAGCCGCGCTTGGGAAGAAAGTACGAGACGTATCTTCAAAG GCCAGCGCTGACGGCATCCAGGGCAACTTCTCAGGTGACCTGCTCCAGAGTGGAGGCATGCTCATCGTAGCCAAAG GGGGGGAGAAGACTTTACTGCACTTTGTCCAAGACTCCCCAGGAGACTATTTACCTTTGGAGGACATCGCCAAAGCTTTGTCCATTTCGTCCCACGCGAAAGAAGGCCAGAGGCCAGTG tgCAATGACAACGTTTGCACTCGGTAA